From Triticum aestivum cultivar Chinese Spring chromosome 4A, IWGSC CS RefSeq v2.1, whole genome shotgun sequence, a single genomic window includes:
- the LOC123086801 gene encoding uncharacterized protein isoform X1, translating into MATTDHISSPPQPASPGVGAVALSSAVGELLRFVLSSHVATPDPALPLSLSYCSRLLEDDLCDKLATELAGCAEEGRIPRPPVVAGAVGTPAEENDSRKREGEWEAVLREKGAELKRIYDAVEFVLHVQEPYFTQLSAGSKNVEGRLAAGNYNRITQGSLLLFNKCLLLEVEAVRKYSSFSEMLQTETISNVLPGISSIEEGVEVYRKFYTEEKENSYGVLAISVSKLQIQPYITMTELLAGLGYDGLGRLLGLANTSGTVPDGLPPPKSMLISSCMKLHKPTVKSCSLTDAARALAKHVHRSRDGWWGCLHGSDPKKNQISSEVIDRLLREGCWINIHLTQPNRPVFEIRVHEGYGARWSHDGLKFIGFLEPYTPDGFLNGWKH; encoded by the exons ATGGCGACCACCGACCACATCTCGTCGCCGCCGCAGCCGGCGTCGCCGGGCGTTGGCGCCGTCGCCCTCTCGTCCGCCGTCGGCGAGCTACTCCGCTTCGTCCTCTCCTCCCACGTCGCCACCCCGGACCCGGCCCTCCCTCTGTCCCTCTCCTATTGCTCCCGCCTCCTCGAAGACGACCTGTGCGATAAGCTGGCCACGGAGCTTGCGGGGTGCGCCGAGGAGGGGCGGATCCCGAGACCCCCAGTGGTAGCGGGGGCGGTAGGAACTCCTGCGGAGGAGAATGATTCGCGTAAGAGGGAGGGGGAGTGGGAGGCGGTCCTGCGCGAGAAGGGCGCCGAGTTAAAGCGG ATTTATGATGCAGTCGAGTTTGTGCTACATGTTCAAGAACCATACTTCACTCAACTCAGTG CTGGATCCAAGAACGTTGAAGGGAGGTTAGCAGCTGGTAATTACAACAG GATTACACAAGGTTCTTTGTTGCTCTTCAATAAATGCCTCTTGCTTGAGGTTGAG GCAGTTAGAAAGTACAGTTCGTTCTCTGAGATGCTGCAAACAGAGACGATCTCAAATGTCCTTCCTGGTATTTCGTCAATTGAAGAAG GTGTCGAAGTTTATAGAAAATTCTACACAGAGGAAAAGGAGAACTCTTATGGAGTCTTGGCAATATCTGTCTCAAAGCTGCAAATCCAACCTTACATAACCATGACCGAGCTTCTTGCT GGATTGGGCTACGATGGACTAGGTAGACTCCTTGGTTTGGCAAACACATCAGGAACAGTTCCAGATGGACtgcctcctccaaaatccatgttGATTTCATCTTGTATGAAACTACACAAACCAACG GTGAAAAGTTGTTCTTTAACTGATGCTGCAAGGGCATTGGCCAAACATGTTCACAGGAGTAGGGATGGGTGGTGGGGCTGCCTCCATGGAAGTG ATCCAAAGAAGAATCAAATTTCGTCCGAAGTCATTGACCGTTTGTTACGTGAGGGCTGTTGGATAAATATTCATCTGACACAGCCCAATAGGCCTGTTTTTGAAATTCGTGTGCATGAAGGTTATGGTGCCCGATGGTCTCATGATGGTTTGAAG TTCATTGGATTCTTGGAGCCTTACACTCCAGATGGCTTTCTCAACGGTTGGAAACACTAG
- the LOC123086801 gene encoding uncharacterized protein isoform X2, whose protein sequence is MATTDHISSPPQPASPGVGAVALSSAVGELLRFVLSSHVATPDPALPLSLSYCSRLLEDDLCDKLATELAGCAEEGRIPRPPVVAGAVGTPAEENDSRKREGEWEAVLREKGAELKRIYDAVEFVLHVQEPYFTQLSAGSKNVEGRLAAGNYNRITQGSLLLFNKCLLLEVEAVRKYSSFSEMLQTETISNVLPGISSIEEGVEVYRKFYTEEKENSYGVLAISVSKLQIQPYITMTELLAGLGYDGLGRLLGLANTSGTVPDGLPPPKSMLISSCMKLHKPTIDGVALYWR, encoded by the exons ATGGCGACCACCGACCACATCTCGTCGCCGCCGCAGCCGGCGTCGCCGGGCGTTGGCGCCGTCGCCCTCTCGTCCGCCGTCGGCGAGCTACTCCGCTTCGTCCTCTCCTCCCACGTCGCCACCCCGGACCCGGCCCTCCCTCTGTCCCTCTCCTATTGCTCCCGCCTCCTCGAAGACGACCTGTGCGATAAGCTGGCCACGGAGCTTGCGGGGTGCGCCGAGGAGGGGCGGATCCCGAGACCCCCAGTGGTAGCGGGGGCGGTAGGAACTCCTGCGGAGGAGAATGATTCGCGTAAGAGGGAGGGGGAGTGGGAGGCGGTCCTGCGCGAGAAGGGCGCCGAGTTAAAGCGG ATTTATGATGCAGTCGAGTTTGTGCTACATGTTCAAGAACCATACTTCACTCAACTCAGTG CTGGATCCAAGAACGTTGAAGGGAGGTTAGCAGCTGGTAATTACAACAG GATTACACAAGGTTCTTTGTTGCTCTTCAATAAATGCCTCTTGCTTGAGGTTGAG GCAGTTAGAAAGTACAGTTCGTTCTCTGAGATGCTGCAAACAGAGACGATCTCAAATGTCCTTCCTGGTATTTCGTCAATTGAAGAAG GTGTCGAAGTTTATAGAAAATTCTACACAGAGGAAAAGGAGAACTCTTATGGAGTCTTGGCAATATCTGTCTCAAAGCTGCAAATCCAACCTTACATAACCATGACCGAGCTTCTTGCT GGATTGGGCTACGATGGACTAGGTAGACTCCTTGGTTTGGCAAACACATCAGGAACAGTTCCAGATGGACtgcctcctccaaaatccatgttGATTTCATCTTGTATGAAACTACACAAACCAACG ATTGATGGTGTTGCATTGTACTGGAGGTGA